The following nucleotide sequence is from Thermogemmatispora onikobensis.
CTGGCGAGGTGCATCAGTTGGGGATCAGCACGCTGACCTTTAAGGTGACGACGCCCAACGCCTCCAATCTCTTCGTGCTGGAGAATCACTTTCGTACAGGCGGGGGACCGCCGCGCCATCTGCACTACGACCAGGAAGAGTGGTTTTATGTGCTGGCCGGAACCTTCCTCTTCGAGGTGGGCTTGCAGCGCTATTCGCTGGAGCCGGGGGCCTGCCTGCTGGCTCCGCGCGGCGTTCCCCATGTCTGGGCCTGCACCGGCGAGGGCCGTATTCTGATTGCCTTCCTGCCAGCGGGCAAGATGGAAGCCTTCTTTCGGGCGGTGACTGCCCGTGGCGAGGCGCCGGCCATGCCGCCCCAGGAGGCGGCTCTCTGGCGCGCTCACGGTATGGAGCTGCTTGGGCCACCACTGCCGCTGGCTTGATTGGACTGGGTGAGGTCTCTCTGGACGTGCGAACCGCTGGAGGAAGAGGGAAGAGCCACGGCCTTATCGTCTGGGGCCTGTTGCTGCTATAATGAGGCCAATCAGGAGGCGCTGGCCCGTGGCGCTGGGCTGGCGACCGATAAGGTAAGGGCGGGAGGCTTGCAATGATCGATGCAGCAGGCAGGGAGCGGCGAAGGCTGCCGGCGGCTCTGCAGTTGGCGCTGCCTCTGGTTGCGCGGGCACCGCAGGAGGGGGTAGGCCGGTCGGAGCCGGGGCCGGTGACGACGACAGGCGCGGTGGCGACACGTGCGGCGGTGGTAGAGCTGATGTTAGATTTGGCTGGCTATCGCGAGGCTGAGACGCTGACTGATCGGCTGGCACTTGAGCCGGCGGCGGGTGAAGGGGCTTTTCTGTTGGCTCTGGCGCGCCGTCTGCTCGCAAGCTGGCAGCGCCAGGGGCGGCCCGCATGCGATCTGGTGCCGGCCCTGCTGGCTTACGAGCTGGATGAGGGACGGGCCAGCC
It contains:
- a CDS encoding cupin domain-containing protein; its protein translation is MTEARRSDPPPALFLAAGAAAAGEVHQLGISTLTFKVTTPNASNLFVLENHFRTGGGPPRHLHYDQEEWFYVLAGTFLFEVGLQRYSLEPGACLLAPRGVPHVWACTGEGRILIAFLPAGKMEAFFRAVTARGEAPAMPPQEAALWRAHGMELLGPPLPLA